Below is a genomic region from Burkholderia pseudomultivorans.
AGGTCGCCGAACTGCTGCGCACGCGCCGGCGGATCGCTGCACCGCCGGTCGCCCCGCATGCGGCGGCGCAGCGGGTGGCCGAAACCGAAACGACGCATTGAACGAGACGGGCCGCGCGCCCGTCTCGCGCTTTTGGCGTCGCGCGGGTATGCTTGCCGCGTGTTTTCTCGACATGCATTTCTTCCGATGATCTTTCGTTTCCGGCTGCTTCCCGTGACGCTGCTGGCCGCTGCGCTGGCGCTGACCGGCTGCGACGACAAGCAAGGCGAGTTCGACGTGCAACGTATCAGGGACTTCTTCAACGCGATCAAGCCCGCGCCGCTGCTGCTCAAGGGGCTGAAGGTCGGCGAGTCGACCGAGGCCGACGTGCGCGGCACGATGGGCAGGCCCGAGACCGAGCGCACGTTTACCGACGGCTCGAAGCGGCTCGAATATCCGCGCGGCCCGATGGGCAACCAGACCTGGTTCGTCGACCTCGATGCGAACGGGCGCTACACGGGCGCGACGCAGGTGCTGACCGCCGACAATTTCGCGAAGGTGCGCCCCGGGATGACCGAGGACGAGGTGCGGCGGCTGCTCGGCAAGCCGGGCGAGGTCGCGCAGTATCCACTGAAGCCGGAGACGGTGTGGAGCTGGCGCTGGCTCGAGGACGGCGTGAACACCGACGCGTTCTTCAACGTCCATTTCGGCCCGGACGGGCTGGTCTACACGACGTCGCGCTCGGACATCCTGAAAGGGCGCTGAGCGCCGCCGCATGCGCCTGCCGCCGGTTCGCGGCCGCGCCTCGTCGCTATATCGAAAAAGCGACCGGAAAATTGCAAAAAGTCCGCTTCCCGACGTGTTATCCGGCTGTCAGGAAGCGGCTTTTTTCCTTTTGAAACAGGGCGGTAGGGCACGGTTTCAAATAACGGGAAGATTTGCTGCGACGCAGCAAACGGGCGCACGGTGATTTGAGGCAATCCTTTTCGCTTGCGACTATCCGCGTCAGCCCGGCGCGTGACACGCATTCGCGTCGGCAACCATTCCAACTCTGGAGACGCGCGTGTTCCTTTACGGCTTTGGCCCCGTCCTGTGGGCCGGCACCGTGCAGACCATCGAGCTGTCGGTCCTGTCGCTTGCCACTGCGGTGGCGCTGGGACTGATCGGCGCGGTGGCGAAGCTGTCGCACAACCGGGTGCTGCGAGCGATCGCGACCGGTTATACGACGCTGATCCGCTCGGTGCCGGATCTCGTCCTGATGCTGCTGCTGTTCTACAGCATCCAGATCTGGCTGAACCAGTTCACCGACCTCGTCGGCTGGGACCAGATCGACATCGATCCGTTCGTGGCCGGCGTGCTGACGCTCGGCTTCATCTACGGCGCGTACTTCACCGAGACCTTCCGCGGCGCGTTCCTGTCGGTGCCGCGCGGCCAGCTCGAAGCGGGCGCCGCGTACGGCATGAGCGGGATGCGCGTGTTCGTGCGGATCATGTTTCCGCAGATGATGCGCTTCGCGCTGCCGGGCATCGGCAACAACTGGCAGGTGCTCGTGAAGGCGACCGCGCTGGTGTCGATCATCGGTCTCGCGGACGTCGTGAAGGCCGCGCAGGACGCCGGCAAGAGCACCTTCAACATGTTCTTCTTCATTCTCGTCGCGGCGCTGATCTATCTGGCGATCACGACCGTTTCCAACCTCGTGCTGATCCAGCTCGAGAAGCGTTATTCCATGGGCGTGCGGCACGCAGAACTATGATCGAGATCCTCCAGGAATTCGGCAAGGCGTTCCTTTACTGGGACGGCCAGCGCCTGTCCGGCCTTGCGGTGACGCTGTGGCTGCTCGTCGCGTCGATTTCGCTCGGCTTCGTGTGCGCGGTGCCGCTCGCGGTCGCGCGCGTGTCGAAGAAGAAGTGGGTGTCGATGCCGGTGCGGTTC
It encodes:
- the bamE gene encoding outer membrane protein assembly factor BamE domain-containing protein, which produces MIFRFRLLPVTLLAAALALTGCDDKQGEFDVQRIRDFFNAIKPAPLLLKGLKVGESTEADVRGTMGRPETERTFTDGSKRLEYPRGPMGNQTWFVDLDANGRYTGATQVLTADNFAKVRPGMTEDEVRRLLGKPGEVAQYPLKPETVWSWRWLEDGVNTDAFFNVHFGPDGLVYTTSRSDILKGR
- a CDS encoding ABC transporter permease, whose amino-acid sequence is MFLYGFGPVLWAGTVQTIELSVLSLATAVALGLIGAVAKLSHNRVLRAIATGYTTLIRSVPDLVLMLLLFYSIQIWLNQFTDLVGWDQIDIDPFVAGVLTLGFIYGAYFTETFRGAFLSVPRGQLEAGAAYGMSGMRVFVRIMFPQMMRFALPGIGNNWQVLVKATALVSIIGLADVVKAAQDAGKSTFNMFFFILVAALIYLAITTVSNLVLIQLEKRYSMGVRHAEL